A stretch of Stegostoma tigrinum isolate sSteTig4 chromosome 23, sSteTig4.hap1, whole genome shotgun sequence DNA encodes these proteins:
- the LOC125462456 gene encoding melanin-concentrating hormone receptor 1-like, translating into MPTIFGLVALSGIIGNTIVIFTVIKNFKFKSSGSRVPDVFFISLSVVDLLFLMGMPFVIPELLGNRGWYFGSRLCTVISVMDTNTQFSSTYILTAMTIDTYLAIVYPLSSARFRKPCFATLTVCCLCLLSFLTVIPVWMYAGLLRQPGGLSDCVIRFPNPKTDVYWFTIYQFFVAFAIPFTVISVAYRKILLKMSSPSSLLSHERARLRTRRVARIASTICLTFFLCWAPFNLLRFVQLTPAESTLLFYYAYVAAVSLGYSSSSLNPFIYIILCNNFRKSFIISVRPSSESQEVHRAVAWIGKDAERAPKGSAPRTATTESALSQARESPLVPECSYLCNYTSP; encoded by the coding sequence ATGCCAACAATATTCGGTCTAGTCGCTCTGTCCGGGATAATCGGTAACACTATTGTCATTTTCACGGTGATCAAGAACTTTAAATTCAAGTCGAGCGGCAGCAGAGTTCCGGATGTCTTCTTCATCAGTTTGTCTGTGGTTGACCTGCTGTTTCTGATGGGGATGCCGTTTGTCATCCCTGAGTTACTGGGGAACAGAGGTTGGTATTTTGGGAGCAGACTGTGCACCGTTATCTCTGTGATGGACACCAACACCCAGTTTAGCAGCACCTACATCCTCACAGCTATGACGATAGACACGTATTTGGCCATCGTGTACCCTCTGAGTTCGGCTCGCTTCCGCAAACCCTGTTTCGCCACCCTCACGGtctgctgtctctgcctcctctcGTTTCTGACTGTGATCCCGGTTTGGATGTACGCCGGGCTCCTCCGGCAACCCGGGGGGCTCTCGGACTGTGTGATCCGCTTCCCCAATCCTAAGACGGATGTGTACTGGTTCACCATTTACCAGTTCTTCGTGGCGTTCGCTATTCCCTTCACTGTCATCTCAGTGGCTTACAGGAAGATCCTGTTGAAGATGAGCTCCCCCAGCTCTCTCCTCTCCCACGAAAGAGCTAGACTGCGGACCAGGAGAGTGGCACGAATCGCCAGTACCATCTGCctcactttctttctctgctgGGCACCTTTTAACCTGCTGCGGTTCGTACAGCTGACTCCAGCCGAGTCCACCTTGCTGTTCTACTACGCCTACGTGGCTGCAGTCAGTCTGGGCTATTCCAGCAGCTCCCTCAATCCCTTCATCTATATTATCCTGTGTAACAATTTTAGGAAAAGCTTTATCATCTCCGTGCGGCCTTCCTCCGAATCTCAGGAGGTCCACAGGGCAGTGGCTTGGATCGGGAAGGATGCAGAGCGAGCGCCAAAAGGATCAGCACCACGGACAGCGACGACCGAGTCTGCTCTTTCCCAGGCCCGGGAAAGCCCGTTAGTGCCGGAGTGCAGCTATCTCTGTAACTATACATCACCTTGA